The nucleotide window gcaaacttgatgatggcggtgaagttggtagtggccacgcagtcatgggtgtacaaagagtacaggagtccttactgcctgtggtctgccagtcagaaaattggagatccattgacacattgatgagcagAGTCcgaggtgctccagcttggtggtgagtgtgaagggaattatggtattaaatgcagagctgtagtcgatgaagagcattttagcataattccctttcctagtgtccaggtgagtaagtgatgtgtgggggagatgtgagattgcatcgtctgtggaacggttttggcggtatgcaaactgtagtgggttgAGGGTGTccagtagtgaagaaatgataaggtctctgaccaggcattcaaagcacttcatcactactaaggttagggctacagggcgataatagttgagggaagcaggatgaggtttcttcgggacaaaaacaatgatggactccttgaagcatgtggggatcaccgactgagataaagagatgttgaatatctcagtgaacacaggtgctagctgatctgcgcaggctctgagaatacaacctaagatgccgtctggtcctgctgttttcctggtgttcactctcttgaaggctctcctcacgtcatgctcggtgatgatgaacgcgtttccggtgctggcactgtcttcctgtctgcagccgttagcgccactagcattagcattgctagcatctttagctgcagcctcgaagcgagcatagaaagtgttcagctcatctgccagagtcacgtctgcgttcgtcataccggatgttgttgctttataatccgttattgtccttaatccctgccacaggctcctagagtcactctgttggagttgtgactctagttttctcccgtagcgctgcttcgcctctttcactgcCTTCCAGATGTtgtatgatgcagccttgtattattccatgtcccccaacgcaagtcctgtgttgtaggcagcggtgcgagatctcagagcgccgcggatggttttatccacccacggcttctggttgggaaacgttctaatagtctttttctccacggtatcatccgctagtttcccaatgaatcccacaaccgcttccgtaaacatgctgatgtcatcagagctgttcgtgaacatgtcccagtctgcatcaTCAAGTGCGTCCAAAACgcagccaccgattggtccgtccagcgcacGACCCCCTTTGAAACGGAACTTTCTGTTTCAGCccttgtttgtattttggcatgaggaagatggcggcgtggtcggatttaccaaacggaggacgagattgtgccttgtagccgtccttgactgtaatgtaacagtggtccagtgtcctttcactgGTGCGGCAGGTGATATGTTgatgaaagttcggcgctgcgcgtttgaggttggcactgttaaagtccctcgccacaataagcgcagtgtCCCGATGCTGTGTTtgatgctgtgtgagtgcctcatgcagctcgtataaggcagtgtccgtgtccgcttgtggtgaaatataaacggcgctgattatgaccgatttTCACATACTATCCAATGAGCAGTTCctatttgtaataattataattggTAAATCATGTTAACTTTGTTCTTGTCTAATGTTCACGACATAGAGTCAATGTATTAGGTTTTATATTATTGGCCTTAAAAGGATCCCACAAGTCGAGTCAAGAAGACATGAGACGGTGAAAACAATCTGCTTATATTTAGTTCAGGCCTTGTGTTCCAACAAGGCATTACATCATATTCATCATGGTGTCACTCAAATTAGGGAGGCGTGATTaatttctaaaatataaaagcaccaaagctgtttgttttatttctaattttgtagacattaaagaaatgaactaatGAACCTGACAGAGTTTAATCAGTCTGATCGCTGTGAGCATTTCTCCTGTCCAGAACGATCTGTATCTCCTGCAGTGTATATCTTACTGTACGTGTGTTCAGCTGCTGTGGTTCTGCTAACAGTGTGTGGAAATCTGCTGGtcatcatctctgtttttcacttcaagcagcttcacacaccgACTAACATGCTTGTGCTCTCTCTGGCTGTGTCGGATTTCCTTGCTGGTGTTTTTGTAATGCTTCTACTTTTAATCTGGACTATTGAGTCATGCTGGATTTTTGGGAGAGTTTTATGCATCATCTACTGGCTGATTAGTAATCTTCTCATAATATCAAGCTATACTTTTGCTCAGATCGCTGTGGATCGCTATTTGGCTCTTTCAAACCCCTTTCTTTACATAAACATTGTCTCTGTGAGAATCACTCGTGTTGCAATTGTTTTTAACTGGTGTCTAGTGCTGGGTTATACCATAGCAATACTATATTTTAATGGAAACTTTACAAGTGTGATTATGTGTCCTGGAGAGTGTTTTCTCGTTCTCAGTGAGGTTTGGACTGTAATTtatcttgtttatttgtttatttttccactttctgtgataatcatattgtatactctagtttttgtgattgctaagaaacatgccATTGCTATCAGAGAGCTTAATAGTCACACACGgcctaaaacacagaaaatcacctcacactcgatgaaatctgagagaaaagcagctaaagtcctcggcattttagtgtctgtgtttctggtgtgtttacttccatattttatttacagtatgttaggCAATATTATTGAAATACAGTTAGAAACTTTTCATAAAGTCGTAATTTTTGGTTGTCTTAATGCTACtattaatccatttatttatgctctgtTTTACCCCTGGTTTAGAAGGTGCATTAAACTTATTATAACTTTGCAAATTTTACAAGCAGACTCTGCATTAatcaatgttctttcataaaatgtttttctttttctgatggTGTGCCTAAATTGGTAAAGTTAAATGAATTCtaattatttataacaaatCAAATTTCAACCCTTACTATAATGTTCTGTTTTTTGATAACATATAATATGCTACACTAAGAAACAACAAGTTATTACATAAATCGTGGAATTAAATTTGCTACAGAAGCATAAAAGACAAGTTAAAAGAATAGATTTTCcccaataaatgaataaataaataaatagcaattTGTATTTATAAGTATTATGTTAACATTTATCCAAAGAAATTATTTGtctgttaaaatattataaactacAAAGcaaagtcattttttattttttatatttgtatatttttatgctCCTttttgataataaaataattttaaaaaagtttctaaaagatataacaagcatttttgttcaattatagTGAACAATTgcataaatttattatttaccaaaTTATGTGCTTGAGGTGAATGTAATAATTACATGATTTTAAACTGTACTACTCAACTCCCAAACAGTAAAGCTGTAGGAAGAATACTTGATTTTAGGAAGAAAAGAAGGTTAAGGCAACTATATAATTTTGGTGTGATCCAGGATTATGCTCTTACGAAGGTTCACAGCTGTAATGCATGAAGCTTCCTCACTTGTTTAGTAGTTGTCATCTTTTAAGTTACAACCTTAcgttaatatttatatttaattcaaatgTTAGAATTAGATCATGAATATGTTCTATGTTGTGACTAACCCATACTAAATCTAGAAGGGTTCAGTGGTAGATCAGTGGGTCAAGGCTCTAGGTTGCTGATCAGGTCTAATCTGATTTGTGTATAATCTGAGTGATCTGGTTACTGAATTCTTAGTGTCAATGTTATGCTATATTCTACATAGTGTAACAGAAATgcagcatggaaaaaaaaaaagaaatgaaaacccCAGTTagacaatcacacacacacacacacacacacatgcgcgttATAAAAGGCcactcaaaaacaaaaaacatgtctAACTACGTTGGTAGTGTTTCAAGCTGCATGAAAGGTGCAGAACACAGATAGATCAATCTATTTCTACCTCCGTTTTCTACCCTATAGAGGATTTTTGAAGTACTAGATTCTCATTCAATTCTATAAGAAATTTAACGTGAAATAAAGCCACCACAGAAAACAACAccaataatactgtatgtactgtaatactGATGATTTCATTACGGTTTCAGTAACCAAACTGAATGAATCTTAAAATTTGAAGCCAGACAATCTAACATTTAACCCTGCAAATTAAAATCCAtcagtgttaagaaagttactGGAGTTTGATATGTTAATTTTTGATATCTTACATATTACTACttactatttaaaatataatatgtatgtataatatgtattaaaatattgcatattttaattacttcATCAATGTTATTTAACATCACTAACACA belongs to Clarias gariepinus isolate MV-2021 ecotype Netherlands chromosome 2, CGAR_prim_01v2, whole genome shotgun sequence and includes:
- the LOC128509075 gene encoding trace amine-associated receptor 6-like; translation: MNLTEFNQSDRCEHFSCPERSVSPAVYILLYVCSAAVVLLTVCGNLLVIISVFHFKQLHTPTNMLVLSLAVSDFLAGVFVMLLLLIWTIESCWIFGRVLCIIYWLISNLLIISSYTFAQIAVDRYLALSNPFLYINIVSVRITRVAIVFNWCLVLGYTIAILYFNGNFTSVIMCPGECFLVLSEVWTVIYLVYLFIFPLSVIIILYTLVFVIAKKHAIAIRELNSHTRPKTQKITSHSMKSERKAAKVLGILVSVFLVCLLPYFIYSMLGNIIEIQLETFHKVVIFGCLNATINPFIYALFYPWFRRCIKLIITLQILQADSALINVLS